The nucleotide sequence gcggtactaccgcctctactgccgcagctagtgccgcaaaacccgacacgagaaaaagggccctcgagtcgaggcggtaggagcacggagccgcagcggtactacggcggaaggctccaagcggtactaccgctgaggagcagtactaccgcttgttgcttttcggcggtactaccgctgtggcccgcggtactgccgctgggacCAGACAAAGCATACAGGGAAGGGAAAGAGTACTCCATTAAAGCGGGAAGGATCAGCGTGtgcgataaggatgtgtacgtgttgattccaccctagccttatcaaagcggatcccctcttgatagtatggtgactcctacgaaactagtccaccaacatagaaacggagctgcaccgtcttgaataaagcaccgaggggagggaatcgtctcgtgccaaaggatgaatctctgaaaagctcaacgcacacgattagtccgcaaaagcattgtcatcaatcaccgaaacaccttagggataaatatgcccttacacttttggtgacgatgcagtggaactctcaattgaAGCACCATGCTGGAGTCTCATTCTCCAATGCTAGCAGCAGCATACAGCTGCTAATCGAACTAAAATATTAACGTAAAGGTCCGCAAGCACCCGGTGCCTACCTTTGCTCCGACGCTAGCAAAAATCAAGGAATCGGGTAGGATTTTGTTATAACGGCCAGGAATCAGATCCTGGCGCCTGCGTTGTAAATGCCCTTATAATACCATTCTTGATATGAATCTCGCCATCAACTCCTTACCTAGCATGTCGATGTAGTATTTCTGATGCGGACTTAATGATCATTGTCTTCTTCAGGTCGACGGTCTTGATCATCGTATATTCAGAGTTACATTGGACACATTCATAGTTCCTGATGGAATGAATTTTCTTTCATCTGACTTTTCATTTATTCTATTGCTATACTATTATCCATTAGTTGACATCCCAAAAATGTCGTTTTGTTTGATTTTGAGAGTTGCAGGTTAGTGATTGTTGACTTTGATGCATTGGTAGTAGATTTTAAGTTCAATTAAACTAGGTGACATTTTTGTACAAGTTTTCGCGTATGTGGCAACATTTTTTTGTCTCCTACAGTTATTTTGTTCTGGAAGATGGTTATGGGTTACTTGCATTTTGACGTTACTCCAATAATAAGAACAGTTGTTCAGCTCAGGTAACATGATAACCACATGTACATGGATCCAACATCCAAATTTATTACTTTTAGCTATATGATATGCTGATCATGATGCACTCTTTTCATGTATGTAATAGGCAAGTTTCGTCACTTAAAGACTTCTTTGTTTCGAATTTTTTGTATTAGCTCATCATTACAATTCTTTGTATTAACACAACTGTTACAATTTGCTGCAAGCAATTCTTTTGTATGCACTCATTTGAAAGATATGTTTTCCCCACAAAAAGAGAAATGCTTTGACGCACATGCAAGTCACTATTTTTCTTTACATGGCGTATCTCTCCACATTAGAAATTTTAGCACAAAATATCCCGCAGCAACGCACGGGGATTCATCTAGTATATACAGAGGCAATGCTCAGGCGTTTCCACCGGCGCTGTTCTCTCATGCCCATCAAAAACAAGGGCACGTTATCTGATGTATGTATGCAATCATATGAACACAGGCACATGCATTAGTTATGTACATGTATCACAGGCAGTATGTTGGGACGTAGGCGTCATCCGCTACCTTCATCTCATTAAACCGGTTCAGGCCCAAACTGCAAGCGATGACATGGAGAGCGCACCTAGGAACAGGGCGACATAGGCCATCACTTGCTGCCGTGGCGACCCTGTCATCTTCCCACCCAAGAAATCGGCTGCGATTAGATCCACCAGCACCATGTATATGAGTATGCCGGCCGACACAGAGTCGAGGATGCCTTCGACCACTAGAGCCCTGGGGCTATTGGCGTTGTAAAATGAGGACAAACCGGCCCCAGCGGCGATACCAGTTGGTGTTGTAATGGCAAAAAAGGACGCCATCATAACTGCCGAAAGGTTCTTAAACTGAGCCTGTTGGAAGAAATGTTGGCAGTGTGTCAAATTTGATAATCCAGATGAGAAAAGCTTTATCACAATAAAGCTACTTGAGAAGCTACTTATAGAGAAAACAATGGGGCAAGGGCAAAAGAAAACTATAGTCAGAAGATAAGTGACCCACATAATAACAATGCAGTTTTATATGCTTACGTCACATTAGCAACTTAAACAGAAACGGCAATATAACCTCAGCCAATAAGGTGTGGTATGATCGTCTGATTTTAGTGAGTTCAGTCGTTTGAAATCTATATAATTTTAGATTGGTTCAACAGCTATTAAAAAGATCAACAAGTACacgaaaacaatattttggaaacACGAGGGAGCAATGTGGATGGGGCATATAAGGTCAGACGTTGAACATACAGGTATAAGAGCAAGTTATTTGGAAGATCAGTACATGAGCAGTGGAGCACATGGAAGAAACACATTTTGCCAAATATTGGATTAAGCGTCGAGTATAAATTGGATTTTCTCACAAAGAAGAAATCAAATCAAAAGCGTTCAGTAGCAGACAGTTGCTCCTGGAGAGTGAGAGCCACAAATAATCCTGGACCTAACGTTTTAGAAGGATACTCATACCAATATGTTTTAGTTGTGCCACCtagttttttggaaaaaaaattggttATGTGCCTCATCACAGATAGATACTGACGATAAGCAGGAAAGTTATATGGTTCAAAGAAACTCGATGTACTAGAAGCCAATTCATACACAATAAaagaatattactccctccgtaaactaatataagagcgtttagatcactactttagtgatctaaacgctcttatattagtttacagaggtagTACTAATTTGAGAAAGGCAAGATACACAGATGTTTATCTCCATACTATAAAGTCTATGTTGATGGCATGCAACTTGAATGGCTAATAGTTGCAAATGAAAAATAAGCTGGTGATAGAATATCCGCCGATCACAGCCTCAAATTTAAAATAGGTAGACCTTATATTTGTGAAGGTCAACCCTCCTCCATCCAATTAACAAAGGTGCAATCCCTGACGACAAAAACTAGAACTACATGCAAGTTCGACTAGTTAAATTGCTGGATTTAACTCAGTTTAACATAATCAGGTGGTGGATTCACAGCTCATGTTATGAGGGCGGCAGCTGACACCAGATTAGGGCTCCCTTCATAATGAATATCATTTATATTCCTGTATTTTCTTATGAACTGATACTTCTGAAGTTCTAAATCCTTGAGATTTCCATTTGTCAATGAAAATCTTGATATTTCCAGCTTTCTGGTTTCTGAGCTTGAGGTTTGTAAATTCGCATCCTTTTCTGTTGCATGTGATGCTAGAATTCACAACCGTAAATACTTAAATCAAGCGCAATTCAGTATAGTTATTTTATCCCTAAATCAAGACCATCATCAGAaaaaaaaaatgttgcatcacTGTGAAAAATGGACGTCCACATTAACCTATATATTGTAAGAACAGACTCTACAAAGTGCAAACAGTAGAAGTTGTGGTCGTTCCAACTATTTTCATTTTCCTTGTAGTCATCCCACAATCGTTCCACATTATTCTATCAATCCATACTGAATTCCTCACCTGCGCAATGCACCCACCGAGGGCAAATCCCTCGAAGAACTGGTGGAATGAGAGCGCTGCCACCAGTGGCCTGATTGTGCAGGGGCTCCGAGACACACCAAGCGACAGCCCAATGATCACCGAGTGCGACACAATCCCCATTTCCAGTATCTGCAGGAACCAAAATCAATATATATTTTGAGGGGCAGTGCATCAAACAAGTGAACCCAAGGAAGAGATTACACCACCTGTGATACCACGACGGAGCGCACGTGGTCTGACACCTCCCCCTCGCGTCCTTGTGGTTGCACCAGCTCGTGACCATGCGACTGCGCGTGGGAATGGGAGTGGGCTTGCAAGAGCGGGACCTTGTGCTCACCCTCGACGACGGTGACCACGGTGATGTCTTCGTCGCTGGCGGAGGTGGACGCGGCGGCGAGTGCGGCAGCGGCGTCAGCCTTGACCCGAGCTACCTCCGCACGGTGCTTGGTCTCGTAGAACCTGGTGACCAGGACGTCGAGCACCAGCGTGGCAAGAGCAGCGAGCATGGCGACGAACCCGGGGAACGGGAACCGCCGCCAGGGCGCGGCCGGGAGGCAG is from Triticum aestivum cultivar Chinese Spring chromosome 1B, IWGSC CS RefSeq v2.1, whole genome shotgun sequence and encodes:
- the LOC123115725 gene encoding zinc transporter 7, with protein sequence MMIGVAGFSRHIGQLLSKSNGFIAASLSAASCADEAEKAEGAGCRDDAAALRLKWIAMAAILVSGVMGVGLPLVGRKRRTVQTGSAVFVAAKAFAAGVILATGFVHMLHDAEHALSNPCLPAAPWRRFPFPGFVAMLAALATLVLDVLVTRFYETKHRAEVARVKADAAAALAAASTSASDEDITVVTVVEGEHKVPLLQAHSHSHAQSHGHELVQPQGREGEVSDHVRSVVVSQILEMGIVSHSVIIGLSLGVSRSPCTIRPLVAALSFHQFFEGFALGGCIAQAQFKNLSAVMMASFFAITTPTGIAAGAGLSSFYNANSPRALVVEGILDSVSAGILIYMVLVDLIAADFLGGKMTGSPRQQVMAYVALFLGALSMSSLAVWA